A genome region from Populus alba chromosome 5, ASM523922v2, whole genome shotgun sequence includes the following:
- the LOC118051492 gene encoding receptor-like protein kinase ANXUR1, giving the protein MHALPVHCSSAMHANIYFLFSLACFTLLFNALYVSGIGPQPQGLSLNCGSENGGTDGDGRKWESDVKYITGNHPHARAQYQDSSIASEVPYMDARIFTSEATYSLPITEKTRYWLRLSFYPSEYSGLNISDSYFSVVAGGITLLNNFSASITAQALTQAYLIKEYSLAPMNSQILNVTFKPADKPEAFAFINAIELVPIPDIFGSGTMVGFSDQTFDATDGNLQTMYRLNVAGQYISPTKDSGNLTRTWYNDAPYLFSAATGVNLQSNERFEVRYGELAESVAPPDVYRTARSMGYNKDLNMKFNLTWLFQADANFTYVVRLHFCEFQLSKVNQKVFNVYINNQTAQADTNAADIIGWTGEKGVPTYKDYAVFVKDREGDEEIRVDLHPSTYSKPEFYDASLNGIEIFKMSDRNNNLAGHNPVLSEMLANHMAKASRKAFKTDSKAVMGTVGGFGALLFAVVCVAVYQRTRRIPGFDSHTSTWLPVYGNSHTVSKSSISGKSSQSSHLSTLAQGLCRHFTLPEMQRATKNFDESYVIGVGGFGKVYKGVIDQATKVAIKRSNPQSEQGVNEFMTEIEMLSKLRHKHLVSLIGFCDEDGEMCLVYDYMALGTMREHLYNTKKPRLSWKQRLEVCIGAARGLHYLHTGAKYTIIHRDVKSTNILLDENWVAKVSDFGLSKTGPDMDKGHVSTVVKGSFGYLDPEYFRRQQLTEKSDVYSFGVVLFEALCGRPALNPSLPKEQVSLADWARHCQKKGIIEDIIDPHIKGKITPECLKKFAETADKCVAESGPERPNMGDVLWNLEFSLQLQDNPEGSNHRSQGEESETSEESIRNRNLEMHRNNLSLGSISEVSGGSEDSGDIFSQIVNPKGR; this is encoded by the coding sequence ATGCATGCCCTCCCTGTCCATTGCTCCTCAGCCATGCatgctaatatttattttttgttttctttagctTGTTTCACTCTTCTTTTCAATGCCCTTTATGTGTCCGGTATTGGGCCTCAGCCGCAGGGTTTGTCTTTGAACTGCGGATCAGAAAACGGTGGCACGGATGGTGACGGGAGAAAATGGGAATCGGATGTCAAATACATCACTGGAAATCATCCACACGCCAGAGCTCAATACCAAGATTCTTCAATTGCTTCTGAGGTTCCATACATGGATGCCAGGATTTTCACATCCGAAGCAACCTATAGCCTCCCTATCACAGAGAAAACGCGTTATTGGCTCAGGCTCTCCTTTTATCCTTCTGAATATTCTGGCCTCAATATATCAGACTCCTATTTCTCGGTGGTCGCAGGAGGGATTACTCTCCTGAACAATTTCAGTGCTTCGATTACAGCGCAGGCTCTCACTCAGGCTTACCTCATTAAAGAGTATTCTCTAGCTCCCATGAATTCTCAAATTCTCAATGTCACCTTTAAACCAGCAGATAAGCCTGAGGCTTTTGCTTTTATCAATGCTATAGAGTTGGTTCCCATCCCTGATATCTTTGGATCAGGGACAATGGTGGGGTTTTCTGACCAAACTTTTGACGCCACGGATGGAAATTTGCAGACAATGTATAGATTGAATGTAGCAGGGCAGTATATTTCACCAACCAAAGACTCCGGTAATCTTACAAGAACCTGGTATAACGATGCGCCCTATTTATTTAGTGCGGCAACCGGGGTTAATTTGCAGAGTAATGAAAGATTTGAAGTCCGATATGGAGAATTGGCAGAGTCTGTAGCCCCTCCTGATGTTTACAGAACGGCAAGAAGTATGGGATATAACAAGGACCTCAACATGAAATTCAATTTGACATGGCTGTTTCAGGCAGATGCCAATTTCACATATGTTGTGAGGCTGCATTTCTGCGAGTTCCAATTAAGCAAAGTCAATCAGAAAGTCTTTAACGTTTACATCAACAATCAAACTGCCCAGGCTGATACTAATGCAGCCGATATTATTGGGTGGACAGGAGAAAAGGGAGTGCCAACATATAAAGACTACGCAGTTTTTGTCAAGGACAGGGAAGGCGATGAAGAAATTCGGGTGGACTTGCACCCATCAACCTATTCGAAACCTGAATTTTATGACGCGTCACTCAATGGAATAGAGATATTCAAGATGAGTGACAGGAACAACAACTTGGCAGGTCATAACCCTGTGTTATCAGAAATGCTTGCTAACCACATGGCTAAAGCTAGCCGTAAGGCATTTAAGACAGACAGTAAAGCTGTGATGGGAACTGTCGGTGGATTTGGCGCTTTGTTGTTTGCTGTAGTTTGCGTTGCTGTTTACCAAAGGACTAGGAGGATTCCTGGCTTTGATTCACATACATCCACCTGGCTACCAGTCTATGGAAATTCCCATACTGTAAGCAAATCATCAATATCTGGCAAGAGTTCTCAAAGCAGTCACCTTTCAACACTGGCTCAAGGTCTTTGTCGCCATTTCACGCTTCCAGAGATGCAAAGGGCAACCAAGAATTTTGATGAGTCTTATGTCATTGGAGTTGGAGGCTTCGGTAAGGTGTATAAAGGTGTTATTGATCAAGCAACCAAAGTGGCCATTAAAAGATCAAATCCACAATCAGAACAAGGAGTTAATGAGTTCATGACTGAGATTGAGATGCTTTCGAAGTTGAGACACAAGCATTTGGTCTCATTGATCGGTTTCTGTGATGAAGATGGTGAGATGTGCCTGGTTTATGACTACATGGCACTTGGAACTATGAGGGAGCATCTTTACAATACCAAGAAACCTCGTCTGTCATGGAAGCAACGGTTGGAGGTTTGTATTGGAGCGGCAAGGGGACTTCACTACCTTCACACTGGGGCTAAGTACACAATCATTCACAGGGATGTCAAGAGCACAAACATTCTGTTGGATGAGAACTGGGTTGCCAAGGTTTCTGATTTTGGGCTCTCGAAAACCGGTCCTGATATGGACAAGGGCCATGTTAGTACTGTGGTCAAGGGCAGCTTCGGTTACTTGGATCCTGAATACTTTAGGAGGCAACAATTGACTGAGAAATCTGATGTCTACTCCTTTGGAGTTGTCCTATTCGAGGCTCTGTGTGGAAGACCTGCTCTCAATCCTAGCCTACCAAAAGAACAAGTTAGTCTCGCTGATTGGGCTCGTCATTGCCAAAAGAAAGGAATTATTGAGGACATCATTGATCCTCACATCAAGGGAAAAATTACCCCTGAATGCCTGAAGAAGTTCGCAGAGACAGCTGATAAATGCGTGGCTGAATCAGGACCCGAACGCCCTAACATGGGTGATGTCCTATGGAATCTTGAGTTCTCCCTCCAATTGCAGGACAACCCTGAAGGTTCAAATCATAGATCACAAGGTGAGGAGAGTGAAACTTCTGAAGAAAGTATAAGAAACCGCAACTTGGAAATGCATCGTAACAATCTCAGCCTCGGAAGCATTAGTGAAGTGAGTGGAGGATCTGAAGACTCCGGCGATATCTTCTCTCAGATTGTCAACCCAAAAGGGCGATGA